Sequence from the Actinocatenispora sera genome:
ACGCCAGGTTGTGCGACGCGTACGGATCGGTGTAGGTGGTGCCCTCGGTCAGCTTGTGGCACAGGAACGAGGCCGCCACTCCGCCGAACCCGGTGAGGTTGCCCTGGTGGTTCGAACAGTCGATCCCGTACAGGGTCATGACGACCCTCCGCCGCCGGTGTCCATCGTCCCGCTCCCCCACACTGTCGACACGGAGCCAACCGTACTCAACGACAAATAGCTATTAAGTAGCCTATGTCCGATAACGAAGGGCGGCGAGTCGGAGCACCGGGCAGCGACGACGATCATCCGATCGGTTACCCGCAGCGCACCGGAGGGGCTCGACCCCGTGGCGGTGACTCAGCCGCAGCCGAGGCGGGTGGTGAGTTCGGTGAGCGCGTCGCCCAGCGGCCGGTCGACGCGGACCGCGGCGAGCGGGTCACCGCGGGTCTCGCCGCGGTTCACGATGACGATGGGGATGCCGCGCTTGCCGGCGTGCCGGACGAACCGCAGGCCGGACATCACCGCGAGAGACGACCCCAGTACCAGCAGGGCCTCGGCGGTGTCCACCAGGCGGTAGCAGTGGTCGACCCGGTCGCGCGGCACGCCCTCGCCGAAGAACACCACATCCGGCTTGAGTACCCCGGATCCGCAGACCGCACAGTCGACCAGCCGGAACCGGCGCACCTGGTGCTCGGCCAGCTCGACGTCGCCGTCCGGGTTGACCCGCCCGGCCGCCGCGGCGAAGTCCGGGTTCGCGGCGCGCAGCCGGCGCTCCAGCTCGACCCGGTCGCTGGTGGCGCGGCAGTCCAGGCAGATCACCCGGGACAGGCTGCCGTGCAGTTCGGTGACCTCGCCGGCGCCGGCGGCCTGGTGCAGGCCGTCGACGTTCTGGGTGATGATCCCGGTCAGCCGGCCGGTGGCCTGCAGCGCCGCCAGCGCGCGGTGCCCGGCGTTCGGCGCGGCGCCGGTGATGGTGCGCCAGCCGAGATGGCTACGGGCCCAGTACCGCCGGCGGCCGTCCACGCTGCCGACGAACTGCTCGTACGTCATCGGGGTGTGTCGCCGTAACGTGCCCGATTCGCCGCGATAGTCCGGGATTCCGGACTCGGTGGACAGCCCGGCGCCGGTCAGCACCAGCACGTTCCCGGCCTCGACCACCTCGGTCAGCTCGGTCAGGCTGGTCGTCGCCGGCACGGCGTTCCCGGTCGGTGTCCAGGTCAGGGTGGGTCGGATGCGCACGATCGCAGCCTACGTCGGTCCGCGCGCAACGCACCCGGTCGAACGCCGGTCGCTCGATGGGCGCCCGTTGCGACGCGGGCACACAGGGAAGTGGCGTACGTTGCTGCCCAGCAGGGCCGACCTGGAGGACGAGATGGCAGCCGACCGGCACGACACGCCGACACCGCCACCCGGCGCGGTGGACATGTCAGTACCCAACCCGGCCCGGATCTACGACTACCTGCTCGGCGGGGCGCACAACTTCGCCGTCGACCGGGAGACCGCCGATCGGGTGATGGCCGCGGGCAGGGTCGGCCCGAAGATCGCCTGGGCGAACCGGTCGTTCCTGCGCCGCAGCGTGCGGTACATGATCGCGGAGGGCATCGACCAGTTCCTCGACCTCGGCTCCGGCATCCCGACCGCCGGCAACGTGCACGAGATCGCGCAGGCGACCAACCCGGCGGCCCGGGTGGTGTACGTGGACAGCGACCCGGTCGCGGTCACGCACGCCCGGCAACTGCTCGCCGGCAACGACAACGCCACCATCCTGGACGCCGACCTGCGTGACACCGACGCCGTACTGCGGGCCGCCGACGCCACCGGCCTGGTCGACCTGTCCCGTCCGGTCGGCATCCTGCTCGTCGCGGTCTTCCACTTCATCCCGGACTCCGCCGACCCGGCCGGCATCCTGCACCGCTACTGCGACGTCGCCCGCGGCGGCGGTCTGCTCGCCCTGTCGCACTACACCGACGAGGCGTACACGGCGGAGAAGCGCGAGCGGTCCCGGATCGGCGTGCAGGAGTACCAGCAGCGCACCAGGACGGCGCCGGTCCCGCGCAACGGCGATCAACTGAACGAACTGCTGGCCGGGCTCGACGTGGTCGAGCCCGGCATCGTCTGGGCGCCCGAGTGGCGACCCGACCCCGGCGACGAGGTACCCGACGACCCGTCCGAGACCGAGATCCGCGCCATGGTCGCCCGCATCCCCGCGCACTGACCTTGGGCGCGGCGTCAGCCCGCCGACGCCACCGGCCGGCCGCTCGCCGACGCGACGTGGCCGGCACCCCTCGCACCGGCCACGCCACGCGGCCTCGCCGCCGGCACACCCGGTACCGGCCACACCCTGCGGCGCATTCACGGCGCCAGGGCGAACCAGCCGGCGACCGCGAGGGCGGCGGCGCCCACGGCGAACAGCAACACCGAACCCGGTACCGGCAGGGCTTCCAGCGCCACCAGGACCAGCACCGTGGCAAGCACGGCGGCCACCGGGCGGCCGCGGCGGTGCAGCCAGGGCCGCAGGCCCGGCCAGTGGTCGTCGGCCGCCTCGGCCGACAGCAGGTACCCGGTCAGCGCGAACCCGCTGCAGCAGCCCAGCAGCGCGCCGGCCAGCGGCGAGGACGCGCCGGCCACCGCGAGCCCGCCCAGCAGTACGCCCTGGACCGCGGTCAGCGTCACCGCGACGGCACGGTGCCACAGCGCACCCAGTACCAGGGTGAGGGCGCCCGTGATCAGCAGCAGCCGGCCGCTGGCCGGCCCGAACAGGGCCGGTACCACCAGCAGCACCGCACCGGTGAGCAGTTGCGCGACCCGCACCGCCCTCACCGCGACCGCCCCCGCGGCGGCATCCGGCGGGCCAGTTCCAGCGCCGCGGACAGGCTCGCCGGCTCGGCCGCCGGCAACGTCATCCCGCCCAGCTCGGCGATCTCGCGCGCCACGATCGCCCGCTCCGAGCGCCACAATCGCAGTGCCGCCCCGCCCGGAAAGGACTCGCCGGCCGCCCGGCCGGCCCCCAGCGCCCCGGCCCCCGACCCCGCACCCATCGCCGGCCCCGCCGGCCCTGCACCCATCACCGGCCCCGCCGGCCCTGCACCCATCGCCGACCCCGCCGGCCCTGCACCCATCGCCGACCCCGCCGGCCCTGCACCCATCGCCGACCCCGCCGGCCCTGCACCCATCGCCGACCCCGCCGGCCCTGCACCCATCGCCGACCCCGCCGGCCCTGCACCGATGGCCGGCTCCGCCGGCAGCGTGTCCAGGACCAGCATGGCCATCCCCCGCTCCCCGAGCCGCTGAACGACCTCGAGGATGCGGTCGGACAGCAACGGCGTCAGCAGTACCACCAGGGCGCCAGGCGGCAGCGCCGGCAACGGGATGCGCGGCGGGCCGGCGATCGGCACCTCGCGGTCCCGGCGTACCGACAGCACCGAGTCGACGATCGGGTACAGGGTGCGCCGGCCCAGGCCGACCGGCAGCCACCGCAGCAGGCCGGACAGCGTCACCACGCCGACCCGGTCACCGATCGCGAGCCACGACTCGGCCAGGCTCGCCGCGGTCCGCACCGACACGTCCAGGCTGCTGCCGCCCGGCGGCCCGACGTCGGAGTACCCGTCGATCATCAGCACCACGTCGGCCAGCCGCTCGGCATGACGCAGCACCACGTGCGGTCGCCCGTACCGGGCGCTCGACGCCCAGTGCACCAGCCGCACCGGGTCCCCCGCCTGGTACGGGCGGATCCCGGCGAACTCGACACCGGTACCGGTGCTGGCGACCACGTGCTCGCCGACCAGCTGCGGCAGCCGGGCCGGGCGCGGCGGCGACGCCGGCGGCGCCGTCTGCGGGTAGATCGTCAGCTCGCCCAGCGGTACCCGCAGCCGGGCCCGGTCCAGGCCGCCCGGCGCGAGCAGCGTCACCAGCGCGGTACCGAGGTCCAACCGGGCCCAGCGCCGTGGGACCAGCGCGAACCTCAGCACGGTCGACGCGGTCTGGACTGCGACACCGTCGTTCGGCCCGTCCACCGGAAGGTCGTCGCCGAGCGTCACCGACAGCTGGTCGACCGGTACCGGCAGGGTCAGCCGCACCGAGAGGGTCACCGTGTCGCCCTCGATGCAGCGTGGTGGATCGAGCGACACCGTCGCGGTCAGCGTGTCCGGCCGAGCCCGCCGGGAACGCAGCGCGAGCAGCAGCAACGGCGGCGCCGCGAGCGCGAGCGCCGCCGCGTGGTCGACGATCAGCGCGACCACCACCGCCGCGACCGCGAGCACGCCGAGCCGGGCGGCGGCAAGCGTGCGCCCGAACCGTACCGGCAGGCTCACCGGCGCGGCGACCGTCGCTTCCGGCGATGTGGCCGGTCCGGGTGAGTCGGTCATCCGGCCCGGTCCAGCCGCGGTACCGGGACCCGGTCGACGATCTCGGCCAGGATCTCCTCGCCACCGATCCGGCGCGCCCACATCTCCGGGCGCAGCCCGATCCGGTGCGCCAGGGCCGGTACCGCGAGCGCCTTGATGTCGTCGGGCAGCACGTAGTCGCGGCCGGCGAGCAGCGCCGCCGCCCGGGACGCGGCGAGCAGCGCGAGGCAGCCGCGGGGACTCGCGCCGACCTGGACCGAGGGATGCATGCGGGTGGCGTCGACCAGCGCGACGATGTAGTCGACCAGGTCCCGGGCCACCTCGACGCGCTCCACCGCGGCCCGCATGCCGCGCAGCGTGGCCGCGTCCAGTACCGGATCGAGCCGCACCTCGGGGGTGTCGCGGGCCAGCCGGGCGACGAGCAGGTCGGCCTCCTGCGGCGGCGCCAGGTAGCCGATCCGCACCCGCAACAGGAACCGGTCCAGCTGGGCCTCCGGCAGCGGGTAGGTGCCCTCGTACTCGATCGGGTTGTCGGTGGCAAGCACCAGGAACGGGTCCGGCAGCGGGCGGGCCGTGCCGTCCACGCTCACCTGGTTCTCCGCCATCGCCTCCAGCAGCGCCGCCTGCGTCTTCGGCGGGGTGCGGTTGATCTCGTCGGCAAGCAGTACCTGGGTGAACACCGGGCCGGGGCGGAACGTCAGCTCACCGGTGCGTTGGTCGTACACGGTGGCGCCGAGCAGGTCGGCCGGCAACAGGTCCGGGGTGAACTGGACCCGGGTGAAGTCCAGGCCGGTCACGGTGGCGAGCGACCGGGCGATCAGCGTCTTGCCCAGCCCCGGCAGGTCCTCCAGCAACAGGTGGCCGCCGGCCAGTACGCCGGTCAGGATCAGCCGCAGCACGTCGGACTTGCCGATCACGGCGCGGCCCAGCTCGGTCTGGACGGCATCCAGCCGCTCGGCGATCCGCGGCCCGGTCAGCGCCGGTACGGCGGTACCCGCCCGGCTGTCGGCGACGCTCACAGGGACTCCAATCGGTCGATCAGGCGAAGCAGGACGGTACGGCCGGGAGCCCGGTCGGTGGCCTGCGGTGCCCGCGCGGGGCACACGTACGGCCAGAGGTCGGCGCCGATCGCGGCGCACGCGGCGGGCTCGTCGTCGAGGTCGATGCCGCGGTCGGCCAGCGCCGCACCGAAGTGTCGCCGTAGCAGCCGCCGGGTGCTCGGGTCGTACCGGGCGTTCGGTGTCGCCGCCCAGGACAGCTGCCCCTCGATCGACCGCAGCGAGCCGTACCCGGCCAGCGGGTCGGGCGCATCCGCCTCGGTACGGGCCGGCGCCCGCTCGCCGCGGCCGGCCAGGACCCGGCCGGCGTTCCGCTCGCGCAGCCCGACCACCACACAGATCACCACCACGGACAGCATCGAGACCACGCCGAGCCGGCCGCCGAGCGCGTACCCGATGCCGACCGCCACGACGGCCGCCGCCCCGGTACCGGACACCGCCGCCCTCACCGCGATGCACCCCCATCACCCGGTCCCGACTGCCGCGGTGTCTCCGCATCGGTCGGGGCCGGGTTACCGACCGGCCCGCCAGCACGGTCCGTGCCGTCGGGTTGCGCTCGGCCCGCGGGCGGGTCGGCGCGATGCCGGTCCAGCTCGGCCAGCACGTCGTCCAGGGCGCGGCCGGCGGCCACGGTGGCCCGCTGGTGCAACGGATGTGCCGAGTAGCGGGCCTCGCCGAACAGCGCGACGAGTTCGGCGCCGCCGCCGTCGGCGCGCAGCAGTCCGGCGTCGGCGGCGCGGCGCAGCACCTCCGCCGGGGTGTCGGCGGCGGCCGGTGCGCCGGCGCCGGCCGCGAGCGACTGCTCCATCGCCCGGTAGCAGGCCAACACCGCGCCGCGCGGATCGTCGGTGGCGGCCAACGCGATCCGGCCGGCGCGTGCCGCGGCGCGCAGCGCGTCCGGCTCCGGCGACGTGTCGACGCCGCGTACCGGGCGGCGGTCGGCGCGCGGTCGCAGCAGCACCGCGACCGTGACGGCGATCGTCACCACCAGCAGGGCACCGACCAGCACCACCCAGAGCGGCGGTGCGGACGCCGCATCGTAGGGCTTGGGCTTTCCTGACCCGGCGGCGCCGGGCACGCGAGGGTGCTCGTCGCCGCCGGACAGCAGGGTGTAGACGGCCACGCCCGCCATCAGCAGCAGGCCGAGCCCCATCGCGATCAGCAGCCCCGGCGGGATCGGCAGGCGCTGTCGGTCGTCCGCCCGGGCGGTCTGCCGGCGGTGCCGGACCAGCCGGGACACCGCGATCGGCGCCGACCCGGCCAGCACCAGGAAGCCGGCGGCCAGCACCTGGAACTGCAGCGTGCCGGGCTCGATGCCGACCGGGTTGTGCGCATCGGCGCGTGGAGCCCGTCCGGCGGCCAACCCGACCGCCGCAACGGCCAGCAGGGCCACCACGGGCAGCAATCGGCCAGGCACGGAAACGTCAGCCTTCACACCCTCTCCGACGCCGGAAGGGGCAGCGGCGTTGACAGCGTGACCGGATCGAGACCTGGTCGTGTCGCCCGGGCGACTCCGCAACCGGCGCCGCTAGGCGCTCAGCGCCACACCAAGCTCGCGGTCCAGGTGTTCGCGCAGCGCAGCGAGCATCTCGGCCGGCCACGGCGTACCGCTGCGGTCGGCCAGGGTACGGGCCAGCGGCAGGAACAGGTCGGCCACGGCGAGGTGCACCGCCAGTACCGACTCTCGGGTGGCGGCGATCGGCGGCAGCGCGGCCAGCTGGGCCAACCGGTCCGGCGGCAGCAGCCCGCGCAGGTGCAGCGCGCCGCCGGGGTCCGGCGCGGCGACCTCCTCGACCATCAGCTGGATCAGCAGGGTACGGGCCAGCCCGGCACCGGAGGCGCCCACCACGTACTCGTCGCGCCCGAGCACGACCGGCAGCAGGCCGAGGATGCGCAGGAACTCCCGGGTCAGCCGGCCCACCGTCGCCGCGGACGGCCCGGCCGAGCTGGCCGGACCCCCGAGCCGGGTGGCCAGATCGTCCCGGTCGAACAGCGGCAGCAGCCCGTCGGCGGAGCGTTCGGACAGGTCGCCGGGGTCGACGAAGGAGGCGTCGAAGCGCAGCCAGCCGTCGGTGATGTGGTTGACCACCGCGGTACCGAGCCGCTGGGTGTGCACGATCGACGCGACCGAGTCGGCCAGCCCGGACCAGTCGTCGAGCAGTCCCGGCCGGTCGGCGTCGGCCACCGCGACCAGCACGTCGAGGTCGCTGTACCGGTCACCGGCCCCGCGGCCGAGGCTGCCGGTCAGCCATGCCGCCCGGATCCGCTCGTCGGCCCGCAGCGCGGCCGTCAGCCGTTCCAGCAGCGCATCGCGATCGGTCTGTCCCTCGGCCGTCGCGGCCGCTTCCGGAACCTCCACCGTGCCTCCCACGGTCGCCCCGGCGACACGGCCCCGTCCGGCCGCGCGGCACCTGCCTGGTCCCGAGCCGAGCCCTGTCGAGACCGTAGCCCCGCCACACCGCGCGCCCACACGCCGGGTGCCACGCCCGTGCCACGGCGACCCTAGGGCCTGTTTCGGAGTCCCGCGTGCCGGCTGCGGCGGCCCCGTTTGCCCACTTGCGGCGTTGTCGGACAGCCCGTGTGCAAGCCCGGCACACGAACTGCCCTCCGCCTTGCGAGCAGACAAACGCGACTCGCCTCGCTCGGCCGGGGGCCCCGAAACAGACCCTAGCGGGCTCGGCGTGCCGGTGCGGCGGACGAGGCGCGGACCACGAGCGCCACCGGGAGCGGCGGGGGTTGGTGCGGGCGCCGGCCGGCGCGCAGGTCGGTGGCGAGTTCGCTGGCCAGCCGGCCCTTGGCGACGAGGTCCTGCCGGACGGTGGTGAGCGGTGGATCGGCGGACGACGCGGTCGGGGTGTCGTCGAAGCCGACGACGGTGAGCTGCCCGGGCACGCGCAGGCCGAGGCGGCGCGCGGCGTCCAGCACGCCGGCGGCCAGCTCGTCGGACAGGCACAGTACGGCGGTGGGCGGCGCGGCGCCCGACAGCAGCGCGGCGGCGGTGTGCGCGGCGGCCGGTCGGGAGATGCCGGCCGCCGCCCAGACCGCGGGCGCGATCCCCGCCTCGGCGAGCACCTCGCGGTAGCCGGCGTGCCGTTCCCGGTCGACCCGGTACCGGCTGGTCAGCGCCTGCTCGGCGGGGACCGGGCCGGCGGCGGCGCCGGCCCGCAGCGGGGTACCGAGGATGGCGACGTGGCGGTGGCCCAGCTCGACCACGTGCCGGGCCGCGGCGGCCGCGCCGGCCCGGTCGTCGGTGCGCACCAGCGCGGCACCGCGGCGGGCCGGCCCGTCCAGCACGACCAGCGGTAGGCCGCGCTCGCGCACCACCCGCAGCACCGGCGCCCGGTCCGGCAGCGAGTACGCCACCGCGCAGTCGACGTGCGCCTCGCGCAGCTGGGCCGCCGCGGCGTCGCCACCCGGTACCAGCAGCAGCGCGTCGCCGGCCGGCGCGACCGCGGTGGCGAGCGCGTCCAGGGTGATCGACAGTGCCGGGTCGGAGAACGCCGCGGAGACGCTCGCGTCCAGCAGGAACGCGAGCGCGCCGGCGCGCCGGGCGGCGAGGCTGCGCGCGACCGGGTGCGGTCCGGCGTAGCCGAGCCGGCGGGCGACCCGCAGGATCTCGCCGCGTAGCGCGGCGGACAGCTGGTCGGGCCGGTTGTACGCGTTGGACACGGTCGCCCGGCTCACCCCGGCGGCGGCGGCCACGTCGTCGAGCGTGGGGCGGCGCGGTGGCTCACTCACGCGGGCCAGCCTACGAGACGCGCCGGCCCCGTGCCGGGAATCCCTGGACGCTTCTGAAGCGCTTCAGATACGATCGCCTTGCCCGCACACGCCAAGGGGGTGCCCGATGAGCTTCACCGTTCCGTACAGCGGGGTGTCCAACAAGCTCGGCGAGGCCGAGATCGCCGCGGTCGTCGACGCGCTGCGGTCCGACACGCTGGCCATGGGTCCGCGCGGCGCGCAGTTCGAGCGCCGGTTCGCCGACCGGATCGGCGCCAAGCACGTGCAGGCCACCAGTTCGTGCACCACCGCGCTGTTCCTCGCCGCGCAGCTGCTCGGGCTCGGCCCCGGCGACGAGGTGATCACCACCCCGCAGACGTTCTGGGTCACCACCTGGCCGCTGCAGGCGCGCGGCTGCGACATCCGGTTCGCCGACATCGACCCGAACAGCCTCACCCTGGACCCCGCCACCATCGAGCCGCTGATCACCGAGCGCACCCGGTCGATCTGGGTGGTGCACCACGGCGGCCAGGCCACCGACATGGACCCGATCATGGCCCTCGCCGACCGGTACGGGCTGAGCGTGGTGGAGGACTGCGCGCACGTGCCGGGCGGCACCTACCGCGGGCGGGCGCTCGGCACCATCGGCGACCTGGGTTGCTTCAGCTTCCACTCGCTGAAGAACATGACCACCGGCGAGGGCGGCGCGCTGGTGACCGACAACGACCGGTACGCGGAGATGGCCCGGGCGCTGGGCACCATCCACACCTGGGGCGACACCGTGCCGCGCCGCGAGGAGCGCATCGGGCCGTACGCGCGGCCGGCGTACTACCGGGACGCGCACGTGCGCTCCTCGTACACGGTGGACTACCGGGACGGGCGCTACCTGGTCGGCAACAACTACCGAATGAGCGAGCTGTCCGCGGCGCTGGGCATCGCGCAGCTGGGGCGGCTCGACGAGCTGAACGACCGGCGACGCGAGATCGCCGCCCGGCTCGACGACGGGCTGCGCGACGTGCCCGGGATCGGCCTGCAGGTCGAGCAGCCGTACGCGCACCACATCTACCACCTGTACACGCTCTTCTACGATCCGGCGGTGATCGGCGCGCCGAAGGACGACTTCCTGCGCCACCTGCAGGAGGTGGAGGGCATCGAGATCGTCCTGCGGTACTTCCCGATCCACCTGCTGCCGGAGTTCCGCGCCGCCGGCCACTCCTACGGCGAGTGCCCGGTCGCCGAGCGCACCTACTTCGAGCACCAGGTGCAGCTGCCGATCTACCCGCACCTGACCGAAGCGCAGATCGACCACATGATCGGCGCGGTACGCCGCGGCGTCGCGGCGCTGTCCAGCGAACGGAGCCCGCGATGACCGAGCAGAACAGGGTGGCGCTGGTGACCGGGGCGTCCCGCGGCCTCGGCGCCGCGATCGCGACCGCGCTCGCCGCGGAGGGTCGTGCGGTGGCGGTCAACTACGCGCACGACACCGCCGCGGCCGACGTGGTGGTCGCCGGCATCGAGGCCGCCGGCGGCCGGGCGGCGGCGTTCCGCGCCGACGTGACCGACGCGGCCGAGGTGGCGCGGCTGCACCGGGAGGTCGTCGCCGAGCTCGGCGAGGTGGACGTGCTGGTGGCCAACGCGACCGGGCCGCAGCCGGAGATCGGGGTCGAGTCGTTGACGGTCGACGACCTGCTGGCGCAGCTGCGGTTCTTCGCGGTCAGCCCGCTGCTGCTGGCCCAGCAGGTACTACCGGGCATGCGCCGGCGCCGCTGGGGCCGCATCGTGCAGATCGGTTCGGAGGTGTTCGAGCTCGGCACGCCCGGTTCCAGCGCGTACGTGGCGGCCAAGGGCGCGCAGCTGGGCCTGACCCGGTCCTGGGCGCGCGAGCTCGGCGGCACCGGCATCACGGTGAACCTGGTCGCGCCGGGCTTCATCCCCACCGAACGGCACGTCGACGTGGCCGACGCCGAGCGGGACCGGTACGCCCGGGGTGTACCGCTGGGCCGGTTCGGCACCCCCGGTGACGTCGCTGCGGCGGTGGCGTACCTGGCCTCGGACCGGGCCGGATACCTGACCGGGCAACGCATCGCGGTCAACGGCGGGAACACCCTCTGAGCCACTTCGGGCACGCCCCAGCGTCCTCGGGCCGGCGTACCGGGCCGGCGAGGTGGGTCGCCCGGTCGGCGTTGCCGGGCGAGCTCCGGTCTGGTGCTGACACCTCGGCGCGGCTGCTGCGCCTGCCGTCAGGGGGCCGGCGCCCAGGCGCAGCGACAGGCGACCTCGACGCAGTCGACCACGAGCAGGTGCTCGGCCGCTCCCCCGGTACAGGCGGCATCGGCCAGGCACTCCTGGCTGCCGTCCGGGTGGCGGACCAGCGTGCCGTGACAGTGCCGCCAGCCTCGCTCGCAGTCGGCGCAGCGCCCGGCGCGCGCCACCCGGGCGGCGCGCGCGGTCACGACGCCCTCCGGCGCGCCTTGCCGACCGTGGCGATCAGCTCGTCACGGCGCATCGTGGAGCGGCCGGGCACGTCCAGCTCGCGCGCCAGCTTGCGCAGCTCACCGGTGTTGAGATCGGACAGGGCGCCGTCGCCGCCCCGCCGGGATGCACCGGAGCCACCGCGCGAACGGCTCGATCCGCCGCGGCCGGAGCCGCGCCCGCCCGACCTCGTGCCGCCGGAACCCCTGCCGCCGGAGCGCTTTCCGCCGGAAGGCTGTCCGCCGGAGCGCTTGCTGCCGGACCGCTTGCTGCCGGCGCCCTTGCCGCTGGAGCGTTCGACGCTCGCGCGCAGTGCGGACATCAGGTCGACCACCTTGGTGTCCTCCGGCGGCTCGGACTCGCCGACCACCTCGGACCCGGACCGCTTGGCCTCGACGAGCTCGTCCACCCGCTCCCGGTACGTGTCGTGGTACCGGGACGGGTCCCAGTCATCGGCCATCGCCTCGATCAGGTCCTCGGCCATCCGCAGCTGCTTGCCGTCGACGTCGTCGGGATCGGGCAGGTCGCCGACCGTCTTCCCGGCGTCGCGCACCTCGTCGTCGAAGTACAGCGTGGACAGCGTCAGGACCGGCCCGGCCGGCCGCACCAGCGCCAGGTATTCCTTGCTGCGCAGCACGAACGTACCGACCGCCACGCGCCGCTGTTCGGCCAGCGCGGCAAGCAGCAGCCCGTACACCTTCTGGTCGTCCTCCCGCCGCGGGCCGAGATAGTACGACTTCTGGTAGAGCACCGGGTCGATCTCGTCCTCGGCGACGAACTCGGAGATCTCCAGCGAGCGCGACCGGCCCGGCGCCACCGAC
This genomic interval carries:
- a CDS encoding NAD-dependent protein deacetylase; its protein translation is MPATTSLTELTEVVEAGNVLVLTGAGLSTESGIPDYRGESGTLRRHTPMTYEQFVGSVDGRRRYWARSHLGWRTITGAAPNAGHRALAALQATGRLTGIITQNVDGLHQAAGAGEVTELHGSLSRVICLDCRATSDRVELERRLRAANPDFAAAAGRVNPDGDVELAEHQVRRFRLVDCAVCGSGVLKPDVVFFGEGVPRDRVDHCYRLVDTAEALLVLGSSLAVMSGLRFVRHAGKRGIPIVIVNRGETRGDPLAAVRVDRPLGDALTELTTRLGCG
- a CDS encoding SAM-dependent methyltransferase; the encoded protein is MRTIAAYVGPRATHPVERRSLDGRPLRRGHTGKWRTLLPSRADLEDEMAADRHDTPTPPPGAVDMSVPNPARIYDYLLGGAHNFAVDRETADRVMAAGRVGPKIAWANRSFLRRSVRYMIAEGIDQFLDLGSGIPTAGNVHEIAQATNPAARVVYVDSDPVAVTHARQLLAGNDNATILDADLRDTDAVLRAADATGLVDLSRPVGILLVAVFHFIPDSADPAGILHRYCDVARGGGLLALSHYTDEAYTAEKRERSRIGVQEYQQRTRTAPVPRNGDQLNELLAGLDVVEPGIVWAPEWRPDPGDEVPDDPSETEIRAMVARIPAH
- a CDS encoding DUF58 domain-containing protein — its product is MTDSPGPATSPEATVAAPVSLPVRFGRTLAAARLGVLAVAAVVVALIVDHAAALALAAPPLLLLALRSRRARPDTLTATVSLDPPRCIEGDTVTLSVRLTLPVPVDQLSVTLGDDLPVDGPNDGVAVQTASTVLRFALVPRRWARLDLGTALVTLLAPGGLDRARLRVPLGELTIYPQTAPPASPPRPARLPQLVGEHVVASTGTGVEFAGIRPYQAGDPVRLVHWASSARYGRPHVVLRHAERLADVVLMIDGYSDVGPPGGSSLDVSVRTAASLAESWLAIGDRVGVVTLSGLLRWLPVGLGRRTLYPIVDSVLSVRRDREVPIAGPPRIPLPALPPGALVVLLTPLLSDRILEVVQRLGERGMAMLVLDTLPAEPAIGAGPAGSAMGAGPAGSAMGAGPAGSAMGAGPAGSAMGAGPAGSAMGAGPAGPVMGAGPAGPAMGAGSGAGALGAGRAAGESFPGGAALRLWRSERAIVAREIAELGGMTLPAAEPASLSAALELARRMPPRGRSR
- a CDS encoding AAA family ATPase, with amino-acid sequence MTGPRIAERLDAVQTELGRAVIGKSDVLRLILTGVLAGGHLLLEDLPGLGKTLIARSLATVTGLDFTRVQFTPDLLPADLLGATVYDQRTGELTFRPGPVFTQVLLADEINRTPPKTQAALLEAMAENQVSVDGTARPLPDPFLVLATDNPIEYEGTYPLPEAQLDRFLLRVRIGYLAPPQEADLLVARLARDTPEVRLDPVLDAATLRGMRAAVERVEVARDLVDYIVALVDATRMHPSVQVGASPRGCLALLAASRAAALLAGRDYVLPDDIKALAVPALAHRIGLRPEMWARRIGGEEILAEIVDRVPVPRLDRAG
- a CDS encoding DUF4129 domain-containing protein, which translates into the protein MPGRLLPVVALLAVAAVGLAAGRAPRADAHNPVGIEPGTLQFQVLAAGFLVLAGSAPIAVSRLVRHRRQTARADDRQRLPIPPGLLIAMGLGLLLMAGVAVYTLLSGGDEHPRVPGAAGSGKPKPYDAASAPPLWVVLVGALLVVTIAVTVAVLLRPRADRRPVRGVDTSPEPDALRAAARAGRIALAATDDPRGAVLACYRAMEQSLAAGAGAPAAADTPAEVLRRAADAGLLRADGGGAELVALFGEARYSAHPLHQRATVAAGRALDDVLAELDRHRADPPAGRAQPDGTDRAGGPVGNPAPTDAETPRQSGPGDGGASR
- a CDS encoding nucleotidyltransferase domain-containing protein; protein product: MEVPEAAATAEGQTDRDALLERLTAALRADERIRAAWLTGSLGRGAGDRYSDLDVLVAVADADRPGLLDDWSGLADSVASIVHTQRLGTAVVNHITDGWLRFDASFVDPGDLSERSADGLLPLFDRDDLATRLGGPASSAGPSAATVGRLTREFLRILGLLPVVLGRDEYVVGASGAGLARTLLIQLMVEEVAAPDPGGALHLRGLLPPDRLAQLAALPPIAATRESVLAVHLAVADLFLPLARTLADRSGTPWPAEMLAALREHLDRELGVALSA
- a CDS encoding LacI family DNA-binding transcriptional regulator, with amino-acid sequence MSEPPRRPTLDDVAAAAGVSRATVSNAYNRPDQLSAALRGEILRVARRLGYAGPHPVARSLAARRAGALAFLLDASVSAAFSDPALSITLDALATAVAPAGDALLLVPGGDAAAAQLREAHVDCAVAYSLPDRAPVLRVVRERGLPLVVLDGPARRGAALVRTDDRAGAAAAARHVVELGHRHVAILGTPLRAGAAAGPVPAEQALTSRYRVDRERHAGYREVLAEAGIAPAVWAAAGISRPAAAHTAAALLSGAAPPTAVLCLSDELAAGVLDAARRLGLRVPGQLTVVGFDDTPTASSADPPLTTVRQDLVAKGRLASELATDLRAGRRPHQPPPLPVALVVRASSAAPARRAR
- a CDS encoding DegT/DnrJ/EryC1/StrS family aminotransferase, translating into MSFTVPYSGVSNKLGEAEIAAVVDALRSDTLAMGPRGAQFERRFADRIGAKHVQATSSCTTALFLAAQLLGLGPGDEVITTPQTFWVTTWPLQARGCDIRFADIDPNSLTLDPATIEPLITERTRSIWVVHHGGQATDMDPIMALADRYGLSVVEDCAHVPGGTYRGRALGTIGDLGCFSFHSLKNMTTGEGGALVTDNDRYAEMARALGTIHTWGDTVPRREERIGPYARPAYYRDAHVRSSYTVDYRDGRYLVGNNYRMSELSAALGIAQLGRLDELNDRRREIAARLDDGLRDVPGIGLQVEQPYAHHIYHLYTLFYDPAVIGAPKDDFLRHLQEVEGIEIVLRYFPIHLLPEFRAAGHSYGECPVAERTYFEHQVQLPIYPHLTEAQIDHMIGAVRRGVAALSSERSPR
- a CDS encoding SDR family NAD(P)-dependent oxidoreductase gives rise to the protein MTEQNRVALVTGASRGLGAAIATALAAEGRAVAVNYAHDTAAADVVVAGIEAAGGRAAAFRADVTDAAEVARLHREVVAELGEVDVLVANATGPQPEIGVESLTVDDLLAQLRFFAVSPLLLAQQVLPGMRRRRWGRIVQIGSEVFELGTPGSSAYVAAKGAQLGLTRSWARELGGTGITVNLVAPGFIPTERHVDVADAERDRYARGVPLGRFGTPGDVAAAVAYLASDRAGYLTGQRIAVNGGNTL